Within Fusobacterium perfoetens ATCC 29250, the genomic segment CCGTGCTTTACTTACTAGAAAAGGTGATGTAGAGTTTGGAAAAATAAAACATAGTGATAATATGGTTTCTACTTATCTTGAAGTTGGAAAACATTTTGAATATATTACTCCTTACATAGGATACTCTATGGATTATTTAAGAAGAGGGGATTTTAATGAAAGTGGTGCATCTTGGGGTATTGTTGCTGATGATAAAGATTACTTTAAACAAAATCTAATCTTTGGATTACAAGGAGAACAAAAGATTTCCGATATTACTTTCAATTACCATTTATCACAATTAGTTAATATTGGAGATAGAGATTTAAGCTTTAAGGGACATTTTACTGATGGAAAAACTACTCATACTTTCAGAGGAATTAACCAAGTTAAAAATACTAGTTGGATAGGTACAGGAGTTACTAAAGAATTTACTGAAAACTTTGGGGTTTCTGTTAATCTAGATATTAGATTAGAGGAATTTAAAAGTGCTGATACTGTTTATTCAACAAAAATGTATTTCCGTTTTTAATTGGGAGTATAAATGAAAAAAGAAATTAATTTTTATTACTCTGTAATTAAAAAAGGAAGGAACAAAGGAGAATTAAACACACTTAAAACACAAATCAAATATACAATTAGGTTTATTTTACTCTACCAACATGCTAAAAAATTGGCTAATTTCATCATTAGTCATAAATATTTAAAAGATGAAGTTTACAGATATCCTGTACTTTGTAGTAAAATCCATAGACCTTACCTTACTAATAGTTTAAATACTAGAGAAAAGGTTGATTCTATAATATCTTCATATTCTTTATTAGATAAATTATTCTCTCAAAATTTATTAAAAGATATTTATAGAAATGGAAATTTAGAAATTTGTTCTTTTACTGGAAAAGATGGAAATTTATTTAAAATTATTTTAAAACTTTATCCTAATTATGATAAAGAGGGTGAATTTACTTTAATTTGCTATAACCATCTTGATAAACCTTTGGCTAAACTTACTTTTGGATTTCATAATAATGAAATTATAATTGGAGGTTTACAAGGTTTAGAAAAAGGTGAGGACAAAGAATTAATAAAGGAAGCTACAAAAAATATGTATGGACTTTTTCCAAAGAAATTACTTCTTGAAATACTATATTTCCTATTCCCAAACCACACCAAAATAGGAGTTGGAAAAAACAAACATATTTACTTTTCTATAAGATACAAACATAGGAAAGAAAAGAAAATACATGCTGATTATGATAATTTTTGGGAAAGCATAAATGGCATTAATAAAAATGGACTTTGGTTACTTCCAAGAAATATAGAGAGAAAAAATCTACTAGAAATACCTGTTAAAAAACGTTCTCTCTATACAAAAAGATTTACCCTTTTAGAAGAGATTAAAAATTCTGTTGAAAATTTAACTAATTAGAAAAATAGGAGATAATGCAATTTTATGCAGTATCTCCTGTTTTTTTATAAAAATTTATTTAACGTTTTTATACTTTCCTATTATTGTAGCCTCATCTAAAATATGCCCTTCCATTGCTTTATAAAGTTCATTTAGATAGAATCCATTTTCTAAATCTAATTCTTTATCTAAAGCATATAAAGTGAAAGTATAATCATGCTCTTTATCTGGAGGAGCTGGCCCACCAAAATGAGAAGCATCTGCTTTTGATAATCCTCCCATTGAAGATATCCAACTGTTAACTCCTTGGATAATATCTTTATTTTCTAAACTTGCATTCTCTTCTAATTTATTTAAATCTCCTGGAATAATTGCTGTCCAATGTATCCAAGTAAATCCTGTAACTGGTATAGCATCATGGTCTATCATTACTAAAGCATATGATTTTGTTCCTTCTGGTGTATTTTTCCACTCTAATGGTAAAGAAAGTGATGGCATTCCATTAAGTTTTTCTGTTCCATGAACTCCATATTTTTCTAAAATATATCCATTTTCTATCCCTTTACTAATTAATTCTAATTTTTTCATAATTGTATACCTCCTGTAGTTTTCTTTTAGGATATCATATTATTCATCTTTTGTGAATAACTGACTTTTTTGTAAGTATTCTATCCCTAGTTCTTGAGTTTTTGCAAGAATTGGAATTAACTTCCAACCAAAGTCTGTCAATCTATATTCTGTATGTTTTGGATATTCTAAAAATTCTATTTTTTCTAAAACTCCATATTTTATCAATTCATTTATATGTTGAATTAACATTTTTTCATTACAGTTTAGTATATCTTTTTTTAAATCTGTTAGCCTTTGATTCCCTAATCTAGCTCTCCATACTATCATAGGTGCCCATTTTCCTTTTAAAATATGAAATATTAGTTCAAGTGGACAAGTAATCTCTCTCATTAAATCTCCTTTATTTATAGTTTATTTTTATTATATCATAAAATTTTATTAGTTATAAAAAATATTCCTTTTATGTATATTTACTAATTTAAGATAAAATAAAACATATGTATTTTAAAAGTTAAGGGGTAAATATATGAGTAACAGATTAATGATTTATGACAAAAGCTATATTGAAACTGTAAGTATTTTAAAAAGTAAGAGAAAGAAGATGTATACTCAAAAAGAATTTGCTAAATTGCTTGGAGTAACTCAAAAGACTATAAGTTATTATGAAAATTGTCAAAGTGAATTAAATTTTAAATTATTTATTAAAATATGTCATCTTTTACAAATAAATTTCTTTTTAGATTTTTCAAAATTATTTTTAAATGAATATAGTAAATCTAATAAATAATATTCTAAGTTGGTATATTTAAAAGAATTTATTAAAATAATCTTAGCTTAGAAATATTTTATCAGGGAGGATATTATGGAATTAAAAAATTGTTTGGTAAAAGCTAGCTTTATGACTTCTAGTAGAAGTAAAATTTGTTCAGAGGGAATTATTTTTAAGAATGAAAATGAATTGGGAATAATTTTGCCTTTGATTGATATTGATTTTGATAGGGAATATTTTACTTGTGTGGAAATTGAGGGAATTAATTATCCTAGAGAATTTGAATTTTCTTTAAGAAAAGATATTGTTATTTTGAAAAATGAAAATTTAATGTATGTTCCTTTAGATGAAATTTATTTTTATAACTGTATCATTCATAAGGAGAAAGTCTATACTAAAAAAGAGCTAGCAAATATAGTTTATTGTACAGAAAATGATTTTACTAAAAATCCTAATGAGCTTTTAAAATTAAAACAAAATAGAGAGGTGATAGTGGATTATAGAAGTATTGTGGATATTTTAGAAGATATGTAAAGGGGGGAATGTGGAAAGAAGGTGCTTTTATGAGAGGCACCTTCTCTTCGATTTTACAATATATAATCCATTTCTTTTAATTGTTTTTCTAAATTTTTTATTCTAGTATTTACATTATTTTTTGTAATTCTATATTCATCTTCTTTTATAAAATCTATTAATTTTTGGCTTACTTCTGGAGAATAGTGACTTTTATCTCCATAATTATCAAAATTATGTGTAATTTCTTTAACATCTTGGAAATCATAAATTTTTACATTTTTGTATTTTGAAATATCTTCTACTAAAAATTTTTTAAATGCCATATATTTTTCTAATGTGTTTTCTTTTATCATATTTTGAAATGCTAAAATAGAATATGGTGGAAAAAATAATATTATATTTTTATCTTTATTTTTTTCTAATATTGTTTTTAAATTTTGATTATAATTTTCTTCCATTTCTTTTGAATAATTTTCTAAATTTAAATCTTCTTTTAACTTTATATTTAAAATTTTTTCTCTTTTTAAAACTTCAGCTTTTGAATATTTATATTGATATCCTAATTTAAATTTTTCTTCTACTCTATCTTTATATTTAAAATTATATAATACTAATTTTAAACTCTGTTTAAATACACCTATATTACTTAAATATTTCCAATTATCTTTTAAAGTTAATTTTTCTTTATATAAATGTTTAGGCATTTCAACATTAGCTTTAACATCTCCAAATCCCCATAAATCTATTCCTATCATAATATTTTTTATTTTAAAATTATCTATGCTATCTAATACAAACTTTATATCTTCCTGATTTGCACTACTCATTGTTAACTTTACTATATCATAATTTAACATTTTTTTTATATAATTTTCATCAAAGTTTCTTGTTATAGAACTTCCTATTAAAATACTATCAAAATTTCTATTTCTTATTAAACCTGCATTCAAATATCTTTCTTCACTTCTAAAATATCCTATTTTATATAACTTTGGTATCCTATATTGTTGAAGAGGGTCTATTATATAATTAAAAGTTATAAAACTTCCTATTAAAAAAATTATAATTAATATTCTTATATAAAATTCTTTTTTTGATTTTAACATATTTTTTCCTTTCTTTTAAAAATTAAAATATAAAAATGTTGATATTCTATTCATAAAAATTAAACTCATAGAAATATAAATACCTATTTCATACTTGGAAAATCTTGTTTCTTTCTTTAAAATAGAATTTTTAAAAATTAAACTTAAAATTATAGAAAAAATTAATATCAAAAAAATAACTTTATTTCCTAAATCATTATATATAAAAGTTTTATAATTTATACTTAAAAAATTAAAAATACTTTTTATATCAAACATTCCTCTTATTACTTTTATTGCCACATCTAGTGTTTCTGCTCTAAAGAATACCCATAATAGATTTACATAGTTAAATGTTATAAACCAACCTATTAATTTATTCATTTTTCTTCCTGAGGATTTCCACATTCTATGGATTAATATTCCTAATCCATGTAGTCCTCCCCAGATTATAAAATTCCATCCTGCTCCATGCCATATTCCACTTGCTAAAAATATTATCAATAGATTTATTAATGTCCTTCTTTTTCCATGTCTATTTCCTCCCAATGGGATATATAGATAGTTCATCATAAATCTTCCTAATGTCATATGCCATTTTTGCCAAAATTCTTGTATATTTGTTGATTTATATGGGGAATTAAAGTTTATTGGTAACACTATATTAAACATTAATCCTATTCCCATTGCCATATCACAATATCCACTAAAATCAAAATATAATTGCATTGTATATGATATTGATGTTAACCATGCTTCTATAAAGTTTAAACTTTCCATCATATCAAAGCCTGCATTGGCAAATGAAGCTATTGAATCGGCTATTATTACTTTTTTCGCTAGGCCTATTGAAAATAGATATAATCCTCTATTCATATTCTCATAGTTAATTAATTTATTTTTTTCATTTTCAAATTGTGGTAACATTTCTGTTGGTAATACTATTGGTCCTGCTATTAATTGTGGAAAAAATGTTACAAATAGTGAATAACTTAAAAAATCATATCGTAAATTTTTTCTATAATAACTATCTATTACAAATGACAGTTGTTGGAATGTAAAAAATGATATTCCAAGTGGTAATAATATATGTAATAATGGAATATTTGTTTTAAAAATATAATTTATATTTTCTACAAAGAAATCATAGTATTTATAATATCCTAATATTCCTAAATTAAATACTACTCCTAAGATTAGTAAAGATTTTCTCTTAAGATACGACCCCCCCCCCATTTATATTTTTACTACTCATCATATTTCCAATAAAATAGTTTACTAATATTGAAACTACTATTAATATTGGATATTTTTTGTTAAAATATGAATAAAAATAAAGAGAGGCTATCACTAGCCATCCTTTAGCTATATTACATTTTCCAAATCTATTTAAATTAAAATATACTATTAATACTATTGGTAAAAATAGAAATATAAATTCATATGAATTAAATAACATTGTTACTCCTTATCTATTAACACTTTTAATTTTTTTATTACTTTTTCTGTTCTAATTTTAGCCCCTTCTTTATTTAAATGATATATTGTATCATAAAAATACTTATCTTCTAAATAATAATTTTCTATTTTATCAGAAAAAGGAGTTTTATTATTTTTCATTTTTTTTTCAATTTCTTTTAATGTTTTAATACTTAAATTAGCAGAAGAGTTCTGCAACACTGGTGGAAAAAAGAATACTATTACTCCATTTTTTTCTAATTTAATTTTTTCTTTATAAAAAAATGTTAATATAGAATTATCTATCTTTTTCATAAATATTACTTGACCTTTTAAATTATTAATAATAGGAAACTTATAGTGCTCTATATAATCTCCATTTTTATTATATCCTCTTCTATCATAAACAAAAATTTTACCATATAATTTATTAGATATTCCTGAATTTATTTGATTTAAAAAATAACTTTTTATATTTAAAATACAATAATATATTTCTCTTATTGTAATATTTTTTATTGATTTTCTATATTTTATAATATCTAATAAATCTATTCCACCATATCCTTTACTATCATCTGAAAAATGATTATATTCTGGCATTATTATTAATATATCATCTTTTTTTAATTTTTTACTTATTTCTTTTAATGAAAATCTCATTCCAAAGCCAGCTCTTGTTCCTGCATTAATAACAGTATACTCATTAAATTCTTCTTTTATTAAATTACTATTAAATCCAAACCCAACATTACTTCCACCTAATAAAACTATTTTTTTCCCTTCTTTATTTAATAATTTCATTTTATCTATATGACCTAAAGAATAAGAAGTTTCTATATCTGGAATAATATAAAACAATATCCCAAATAATATTGTTACATATATCATTCCTACTAAAGGAATAAATAATAGTGTCTTATAAAAATATTTTTTAGCCTCTTTATATATCATCATCTCAATAATATTTTCTCCTTTTTAAAAATTAAAATATAAAAATTCTGCTTTAGAATTTAAATATAATATAGAAAAAAATATGCATATTCCTACTAAAAATATATTTTTATTTTTTTCTTTAAAATTGATTAATTTTTCATAACTGTTTTGTAATTTAATTACTAATATAATTAAAATTAATATTATAATTCCCTGAATTAACAGTTCCATAACTGAAAAATTATATGCTCCATATTTTAAAAATTTAATTGGCAATACCCCTTTTATTCTAACAGGTAAATATAAATTAGAAATATCAAACATTCCTCTTATTACTTTTATTGCTCCATCTAGTGTTTCTGCTCTAAAGAATACCCATAATAGATTTACATAGTTGAATGTTATAAACCAACCTATTAATTTATTCATTTTTCTTCCTGATGATTTCCACATTCTATGAATTAATATTCCTAATCCATGTAATCCTCCCCAAATTATAAAGTTCCATCCTGCTCCATGCCATATTCCACTTGCTAAAAATACTATCAATAGATTTATTAATGTTCTTCTCTTTCCATGTCTGTTTCCTCCTAATGGAATATATAAATAATTCATCATAAATCTTCCTAATGTCATATGCCATTTTTGCCAAAATTCTTGTATATTTGTTGATTTATATGGAGAATTAAAGT encodes:
- a CDS encoding VirK/YbjX family protein — encoded protein: MKKEINFYYSVIKKGRNKGELNTLKTQIKYTIRFILLYQHAKKLANFIISHKYLKDEVYRYPVLCSKIHRPYLTNSLNTREKVDSIISSYSLLDKLFSQNLLKDIYRNGNLEICSFTGKDGNLFKIILKLYPNYDKEGEFTLICYNHLDKPLAKLTFGFHNNEIIIGGLQGLEKGEDKELIKEATKNMYGLFPKKLLLEILYFLFPNHTKIGVGKNKHIYFSIRYKHRKEKKIHADYDNFWESINGINKNGLWLLPRNIERKNLLEIPVKKRSLYTKRFTLLEEIKNSVENLTN
- a CDS encoding YbhB/YbcL family Raf kinase inhibitor-like protein; the encoded protein is MKKLELISKGIENGYILEKYGVHGTEKLNGMPSLSLPLEWKNTPEGTKSYALVMIDHDAIPVTGFTWIHWTAIIPGDLNKLEENASLENKDIIQGVNSWISSMGGLSKADASHFGGPAPPDKEHDYTFTLYALDKELDLENGFYLNELYKAMEGHILDEATIIGKYKNVK
- a CDS encoding winged helix-turn-helix transcriptional regulator, encoding MREITCPLELIFHILKGKWAPMIVWRARLGNQRLTDLKKDILNCNEKMLIQHINELIKYGVLEKIEFLEYPKHTEYRLTDFGWKLIPILAKTQELGIEYLQKSQLFTKDE
- a CDS encoding helix-turn-helix transcriptional regulator; this encodes MSNRLMIYDKSYIETVSILKSKRKKMYTQKEFAKLLGVTQKTISYYENCQSELNFKLFIKICHLLQINFFLDFSKLFLNEYSKSNK
- a CDS encoding SGNH/GDSL hydrolase family protein, with translation MLKSKKEFYIRILIIIFLIGSFITFNYIIDPLQQYRIPKLYKIGYFRSEERYLNAGLIRNRNFDSILIGSSITRNFDENYIKKMLNYDIVKLTMSSANQEDIKFVLDSIDNFKIKNIMIGIDLWGFGDVKANVEMPKHLYKEKLTLKDNWKYLSNIGVFKQSLKLVLYNFKYKDRVEEKFKLGYQYKYSKAEVLKREKILNIKLKEDLNLENYSKEMEENYNQNLKTILEKNKDKNIILFFPPYSILAFQNMIKENTLEKYMAFKKFLVEDISKYKNVKIYDFQDVKEITHNFDNYGDKSHYSPEVSQKLIDFIKEDEYRITKNNVNTRIKNLEKQLKEMDYIL
- a CDS encoding MBOAT family O-acyltransferase, which produces MGGGSYLKRKSLLILGVVFNLGILGYYKYYDFFVENINYIFKTNIPLLHILLPLGISFFTFQQLSFVIDSYYRKNLRYDFLSYSLFVTFFPQLIAGPIVLPTEMLPQFENEKNKLINYENMNRGLYLFSIGLAKKVIIADSIASFANAGFDMMESLNFIEAWLTSISYTMQLYFDFSGYCDMAMGIGLMFNIVLPINFNSPYKSTNIQEFWQKWHMTLGRFMMNYLYIPLGGNRHGKRRTLINLLIIFLASGIWHGAGWNFIIWGGLHGLGILIHRMWKSSGRKMNKLIGWFITFNYVNLLWVFFRAETLDVAIKVIRGMFDIKSIFNFLSINYKTFIYNDLGNKVIFLILIFSIILSLIFKNSILKKETRFSKYEIGIYISMSLIFMNRISTFLYFNF